The proteins below are encoded in one region of Flavobacterium nackdongense:
- a CDS encoding T9SS sorting signal type C domain-containing protein, whose protein sequence is MKHCNQILNRNYFLYLFLSVFAATFGQNALVGSDFASGWGGNCPNPSNAGFNYLGLTTGSGASGTYGLTKSVSPGLKYFRFGVEWGGTTSQLTITPGSDVDVIPNATYSLNTACTTNGAMKYNVPNASYNYVFKTLNAGTNPTGTFVFFEVQGAVRSITAVTQSPLASSVTECHSTTITATLDGDLAVGQAVYLRYTTNGYINSTVVKLTGSGTTFTGTIPSFINALGANVSYYLFTAGDSNVATNGTNADLYTINLNNNSGPNYSYTVISGGPTTAIPDLNFEQALIDLNLDCTLDNKVFTGNISSLTSLDISGKNISNLTGIEAFSSLKDLYCSGNLLTGSLNLSVLPNLRYIDLEDNDLTGLNITGLTDLVTLIVWKNNLTSLDLSTNTNMDYLDCDDNAFTSLDVSALTNLNQFYCSGNVLTGLDVRGLTNLVNFECAANSSLSCILVDNVDAATLKASTIDPLQSPSTYWTKDPAATYSYCDCSLITIWNGSSWDNGAPTNGTYAAIISGDYSQPANINACTLAVISGAIVTIPSGYNVTLNAPIIVASGSSFTLSSNANLIQTNKSSINLGNINVNRTSSSLFRLDYTLWSSPVAGTQTLAGFSPLTLSNRFYEYNTTSDVYNSVSNGISFGLAKGYLIRMPNSWVDYVASPPSIPASWTGTFSGTPNNGDITYTMSLAGNKYNAVGNPYPSALIMDNFILGNSSNISGPLYFWRKRNDATNSTSYSTCTTAGCTLNNGHPYANTDFISVGQGFIVKATKATLKFTNAMRIANTTNQFFKTKQIEKNRIWLNLLADTTPINQMLLAYMTGATMEIDPAIDGAYINDSPTALNSLIGNEEFAVQGRSLPFDGTDVVPLGFKTASDGNFTIAIDHVDGLFATAQDIYLFDNKTGIETNLKTSSYAFAATAGVDNTRFTLKYQKTLKVPASTTNNNSVWVYKNKGSLYVNSGAKAIYSIKVYDVQGRLLAEQKEVKSNTAVISNLKASNQVLIVQIRGDDNSEVTKKVAN, encoded by the coding sequence ATGAAACATTGTAATCAAATCCTAAATCGGAATTATTTCTTGTACTTATTTCTTTCTGTTTTTGCTGCAACTTTTGGTCAAAATGCGCTTGTTGGCAGTGATTTTGCATCAGGTTGGGGCGGTAATTGTCCCAATCCTAGTAATGCTGGTTTTAATTATTTGGGTTTAACTACGGGTTCAGGTGCGTCGGGAACGTATGGATTGACAAAATCGGTTTCCCCTGGATTGAAATATTTTAGATTTGGAGTAGAATGGGGCGGAACGACATCTCAATTGACCATTACTCCCGGTAGTGATGTAGATGTAATTCCTAATGCAACCTACTCCTTAAACACTGCTTGTACAACAAATGGCGCAATGAAATACAATGTACCCAATGCTTCCTACAATTACGTTTTCAAAACCTTGAATGCGGGAACAAATCCAACTGGAACTTTTGTCTTTTTTGAAGTTCAAGGCGCAGTTCGAAGTATAACTGCTGTAACTCAATCACCATTGGCTAGTAGTGTAACGGAATGTCATTCTACAACAATTACAGCCACTTTAGATGGGGATTTAGCCGTTGGGCAAGCGGTTTATTTGCGCTATACAACTAATGGCTATATTAATTCAACCGTTGTGAAACTTACGGGTTCTGGAACCACATTTACAGGAACAATTCCTTCCTTTATAAATGCTTTAGGAGCAAATGTTTCGTATTATTTGTTTACAGCCGGCGATTCAAATGTGGCAACTAATGGGACTAATGCTGATCTATACACCATCAATTTGAATAACAACAGTGGTCCTAATTATTCGTATACCGTTATTTCTGGTGGACCAACAACTGCTATTCCTGACCTAAATTTCGAACAGGCATTGATTGATTTAAATTTAGATTGTACTCTTGATAATAAAGTTTTTACCGGTAATATAAGCAGTTTAACCTCTTTAGATATTAGCGGCAAAAATATTTCAAATCTTACTGGGATAGAAGCTTTTTCAAGTTTAAAAGATCTATATTGTTCTGGTAATTTACTTACAGGTTCCTTAAATCTTAGTGTGCTGCCTAATCTGAGATATATTGATTTAGAAGACAATGATTTGACAGGTTTGAATATCACGGGCTTGACGGATTTAGTAACTTTGATCGTTTGGAAAAACAACTTAACCTCTTTGGATTTAAGTACCAATACAAATATGGACTATTTAGATTGTGACGATAATGCTTTTACCTCCTTAGATGTAAGTGCATTAACAAATTTGAATCAATTTTACTGCAGTGGTAATGTATTAACAGGTTTAGATGTAAGAGGATTGACTAATTTAGTTAATTTCGAATGTGCTGCAAATTCTTCACTATCGTGTATTCTTGTCGATAATGTGGATGCTGCAACTCTTAAAGCTTCAACCATTGATCCCTTGCAAAGTCCATCAACATACTGGACTAAAGACCCCGCTGCAACTTATTCGTATTGTGATTGTAGTTTGATTACTATTTGGAACGGAAGTTCTTGGGATAATGGAGCACCTACGAACGGAACTTACGCGGCAATTATCTCAGGTGATTACAGTCAACCTGCCAATATTAATGCCTGTACTTTGGCCGTAATTAGTGGAGCGATTGTTACCATTCCATCAGGTTATAACGTAACACTAAACGCACCAATAATTGTAGCATCTGGAAGCAGTTTTACTTTAAGCAGCAATGCCAATCTGATTCAAACCAACAAAAGTTCTATTAATTTAGGAAATATTAATGTAAATCGTACTAGTTCATCTTTATTTCGATTGGATTATACACTCTGGTCGTCACCAGTTGCCGGAACTCAAACTTTAGCTGGGTTTTCGCCTTTGACTTTAAGCAATCGATTTTATGAATACAATACAACTTCAGATGTATACAACTCAGTTTCCAATGGAATTAGCTTTGGTCTCGCCAAAGGCTACTTAATTCGTATGCCAAACAGTTGGGTAGATTATGTAGCCTCACCGCCCTCTATTCCGGCATCTTGGACAGGAACTTTTTCTGGAACTCCAAATAATGGGGACATCACTTATACCATGTCACTCGCTGGAAATAAGTATAATGCCGTAGGAAATCCTTACCCATCTGCTTTAATTATGGATAATTTTATTCTAGGGAACAGCAGTAATATTTCAGGGCCATTGTATTTCTGGAGAAAAAGAAATGACGCAACCAACAGTACGTCGTACTCCACTTGTACCACCGCTGGATGTACCCTAAATAACGGGCATCCCTACGCGAATACGGATTTTATTTCAGTTGGACAAGGGTTTATTGTTAAAGCCACAAAGGCCACGCTGAAGTTTACTAATGCCATGCGTATTGCCAATACTACCAATCAGTTTTTCAAAACCAAACAAATAGAAAAAAATAGAATCTGGTTGAATCTTTTGGCTGATACTACTCCAATAAACCAAATGTTATTGGCCTACATGACTGGAGCAACTATGGAAATAGATCCTGCAATTGATGGTGCTTACATCAATGATAGCCCAACCGCTTTGAACTCTTTAATAGGCAATGAAGAATTTGCTGTACAAGGAAGAAGTCTACCATTTGATGGAACCGATGTAGTTCCTTTGGGCTTTAAAACCGCTAGTGATGGTAATTTTACTATTGCCATAGACCACGTTGATGGTTTGTTTGCCACAGCACAAGACATTTATCTTTTTGACAACAAAACTGGCATTGAAACTAATTTGAAAACATCAAGTTATGCTTTCGCTGCTACTGCTGGTGTTGATAATACTAGATTTACTTTGAAATATCAGAAAACTTTGAAAGTCCCAGCGTCAACTACAAATAACAATTCTGTATGGGTATACAAAAATAAAGGAAGTTTGTATGTCAACTCAGGCGCCAAAGCGATCTACTCAATCAAAGTCTATGATGTTCAAGGTAGACTTCTGGCAGAACAAAAAGAAGTCAAGTCTAATACAGCGGTAATAAGCAATTTGAAAGCGTCAAATCAGGTTTTGATCGTTCAAATTCGCGGGGATGACAACTCTGAAGTAACCAAAAAAGTAGCGAATTAA
- a CDS encoding peptide chain release factor 3, with translation MSFLEEIQRRRTFGIISHPDAGKTTLTEKLLLFGGAIQEAGAVKSNKIKKGATSDFMEIERQRGISVSTSVLAFNYKEKKINILDTPGHKDFAEDTFRTLTAVDSVIVVIDVAKGVEEQTEKLVAVCRLRNIPIIVFINKLDREGKDAFDLMDEVEQKLGLTVTPLSFPIGMGYDFQGIYNLWEENINLFSGDSRKNIEETIAFQDVKSPELEKIIGEKPAYKLREELELIDEVYPKFDRQDYLDGKLQPVFFGSALNNFGVREILDCFVEIAPSPRPKDSETRLVDPKEEKMSGFVFKIHANMDPKHRDRLAFIKIVSGTFERNKPYYHVRQKKNLKFSSPNAFFAEKKEIVDISYPGDIVGLHDTGNFKIGDTLTEGEVMSFKGIPSFSPEHFRYINNADPLKAKQLDKGVDQLMDEGVAQLFTLEMNNRKIIGTVGALQYEVIQYRLEHEYGAKCTYETFPVHKACWVKPNDPKSEEFKEFRRIKQKFLAHDKYVQLVFLADSDFTIQMTQSKYPNVKLFFTSEFE, from the coding sequence ATGAGCTTTTTAGAAGAAATACAACGTAGAAGAACTTTTGGAATTATTTCGCATCCCGATGCGGGTAAAACAACATTGACAGAAAAGCTACTCCTTTTTGGTGGCGCTATCCAAGAAGCGGGAGCCGTTAAAAGCAATAAAATCAAAAAAGGAGCCACGAGCGACTTTATGGAAATTGAACGCCAGAGAGGAATTTCGGTTTCGACTTCGGTTTTGGCATTCAATTACAAAGAGAAAAAAATAAACATTCTCGATACACCCGGACACAAGGATTTTGCTGAAGATACTTTTAGAACCCTAACCGCTGTCGATAGTGTGATTGTGGTGATTGACGTAGCCAAAGGGGTCGAAGAACAAACCGAGAAGCTAGTCGCTGTATGTCGTTTGCGAAACATCCCCATCATTGTGTTCATCAACAAATTGGACCGAGAAGGAAAAGATGCTTTCGACCTGATGGACGAAGTAGAACAAAAACTCGGATTGACGGTAACACCCTTGAGTTTCCCGATAGGTATGGGCTATGATTTTCAGGGAATTTATAATCTTTGGGAAGAAAACATCAACTTATTTAGCGGAGACAGTCGCAAGAATATTGAAGAAACCATTGCTTTTCAGGATGTAAAAAGTCCGGAATTGGAGAAAATTATTGGCGAAAAGCCCGCTTATAAACTTCGAGAAGAACTCGAACTGATCGATGAAGTCTATCCTAAATTTGACCGTCAGGACTATTTGGACGGAAAATTGCAACCCGTATTCTTTGGCTCAGCTTTGAATAATTTTGGTGTTCGCGAAATCTTGGATTGTTTTGTAGAAATTGCCCCATCACCAAGACCCAAAGATTCCGAAACGAGATTGGTAGACCCAAAAGAAGAAAAAATGAGCGGATTTGTCTTTAAAATCCACGCCAATATGGATCCCAAACACCGTGACCGTTTGGCCTTCATCAAAATTGTTTCGGGCACTTTCGAAAGAAACAAACCCTACTACCACGTTCGCCAGAAAAAGAATTTAAAATTCTCGAGTCCGAATGCCTTTTTCGCAGAGAAGAAAGAAATCGTTGACATCTCCTATCCCGGCGATATTGTAGGATTGCACGATACCGGGAATTTCAAAATTGGCGATACGCTGACCGAAGGCGAAGTGATGAGTTTCAAAGGAATTCCGAGTTTCTCACCGGAACATTTTAGATACATCAACAATGCCGACCCATTGAAAGCTAAACAATTGGACAAAGGGGTAGATCAATTGATGGACGAAGGTGTAGCACAGTTGTTTACACTCGAAATGAACAACAGAAAAATCATTGGAACCGTGGGAGCACTGCAATACGAGGTCATTCAATACCGATTGGAGCACGAATATGGAGCCAAATGTACTTACGAAACCTTTCCGGTGCACAAAGCATGTTGGGTAAAACCAAATGATCCTAAAAGCGAAGAATTCAAAGAATTCCGTAGAATTAAACAAAAATTCTTGGCACATGATAAATACGTTCAATTGGTTTTTCTGGCCGATTCCGATTTCACCATCCAAATGACACAAAGCAAATACCCCAATGTGAAGCTGTTCTTTACCTCGGAATTTGAATAG
- the eno gene encoding phosphopyruvate hydratase encodes MSIIVKIHARQIFDSRGNPTVEVDVVTENGVLGRAAVPSGASTGKFEAVELRDGGKNFLGRGVLKAVENVNTVIAEELVGTSVFEQNLIDQTMIELDGTPNKAKLGANAILGVSLAVAKAAANELGMPLYRYVGGVSANTLPVPMMNIINGGSHSDAPIAFQEFMIMPVKATSFTHALQMGTEIFHNLKKVLHDRGLSTAVGDEGGFAPNLAGGTEDALDTIKKAVELAGYTFGDEVMIALDCASSEFYSDGKYDYTKFEGPTGKIRTSAEQVDYMAELAAKYPIISIEDGMDENDWDGWKMLTERIGDKVQLVGDDLFVTNVERLSTGIEKNIANSILVKVNQIGSLTETIAAVNMAKNAGYTSVMSHRSGETEDNTIADLAVALNCGQIKTGSASRSDRMAKYNQLIRIEEELGNTAYFPGKNAFKIK; translated from the coding sequence ATGAGTATTATTGTTAAAATTCACGCGAGACAAATTTTCGATTCAAGAGGAAATCCTACAGTAGAAGTAGATGTGGTTACAGAAAACGGAGTATTAGGAAGAGCAGCAGTTCCATCTGGAGCTTCTACAGGTAAATTCGAAGCAGTAGAATTACGCGACGGAGGGAAAAACTTTCTAGGAAGAGGAGTTCTTAAAGCGGTTGAAAATGTAAATACAGTAATTGCTGAGGAATTAGTTGGAACTTCTGTTTTCGAACAAAACTTGATCGACCAAACGATGATCGAATTGGACGGAACTCCAAATAAAGCAAAATTGGGTGCCAATGCCATTCTTGGTGTTTCACTTGCCGTTGCCAAAGCAGCAGCAAATGAGTTGGGTATGCCTTTGTATAGATATGTTGGTGGCGTTTCTGCTAACACCTTGCCAGTTCCGATGATGAATATCATCAATGGTGGTTCTCACTCTGATGCGCCTATCGCATTCCAAGAGTTTATGATTATGCCGGTAAAAGCAACTTCTTTTACTCACGCTTTGCAAATGGGAACTGAGATTTTCCACAATCTTAAAAAAGTGTTGCACGATAGAGGTTTGAGTACTGCTGTAGGTGACGAAGGTGGATTTGCTCCCAACTTGGCTGGTGGAACGGAAGATGCTTTGGATACTATCAAAAAAGCAGTTGAATTGGCTGGATACACTTTTGGTGACGAGGTAATGATCGCTTTAGACTGTGCTTCTTCTGAATTTTATTCTGATGGTAAATACGATTATACTAAATTCGAAGGGCCAACAGGAAAAATCAGAACTTCTGCAGAGCAAGTAGACTATATGGCTGAATTGGCTGCGAAATATCCAATTATCTCTATCGAAGATGGTATGGACGAAAACGACTGGGACGGTTGGAAAATGCTAACTGAAAGAATTGGAGACAAAGTACAATTGGTTGGAGACGATTTATTCGTAACTAATGTAGAGCGTCTTTCTACTGGAATTGAGAAAAACATTGCCAATTCTATCCTAGTAAAAGTAAACCAAATTGGTTCCTTAACTGAAACCATTGCAGCTGTAAATATGGCTAAAAATGCGGGTTATACTTCAGTAATGTCGCACCGTTCGGGAGAAACAGAAGACAATACGATTGCTGACTTAGCGGTGGCTTTGAACTGTGGACAAATAAAAACAGGTTCGGCTTCGCGTTCTGATCGTATGGCAAAATACAATCAGTTGATAAGAATTGAAGAAGAATTAGGAAATACCGCGTATTTTCCTGGTAAAAATGCGTTTAAAATAAAATAA
- a CDS encoding citrate synthase has protein sequence MSKTAKLEIDGKVYELPIYVGTENELSVDISKLRDISGAITLDPGYKNSGACTSEITFLDGEEGILHYRGYSIEELAEKSNFLEVCFLLIYGELPTAAQVLDFETHIRRYTLVNEEMKSIIDGFPTTAHPMGVLSALTSALIAFNPKAVNPEHPDELYEAVCKLLGKFLVIASWTYRKSLGYPLNYYDNTIGYVENFMQLMFKLPTEPYKADPVVVEALDKLFILHADHEQNCSTSTVRMVGSSHAGLFASVSAGISALWGPLHGGANQAVLEMLEEIHANGGDAEKYMAKAKDKNDSFRLMGFGHRVYKNFDPRAKIIKKAADEVLSTLGVNDPILEIAKKLEQLALADEYFISRKLYPNVDFYSGIIYRALGIPTDMFTVMFAIGRLPGWIAQWKEMRLNKEPIGRPRQIYTGSPLRSFVAMEKR, from the coding sequence ATGTCAAAAACAGCGAAATTAGAAATTGACGGAAAAGTTTACGAGTTGCCAATTTATGTTGGAACGGAAAATGAACTCTCTGTCGATATTAGCAAATTAAGGGATATATCTGGAGCTATTACCTTAGATCCAGGGTATAAAAATTCGGGAGCGTGTACCAGCGAAATTACTTTCCTAGATGGAGAAGAAGGTATTTTGCATTACAGAGGCTATTCCATCGAAGAATTGGCTGAAAAGTCCAATTTTCTTGAGGTCTGCTTTTTGCTAATTTACGGCGAATTGCCTACTGCAGCTCAGGTTCTAGATTTCGAGACCCATATTAGAAGATATACTTTGGTCAATGAGGAGATGAAGAGCATCATCGATGGTTTTCCGACCACCGCTCACCCAATGGGAGTACTGTCGGCTTTGACCAGCGCTTTGATTGCTTTCAATCCGAAAGCTGTCAATCCGGAACACCCAGACGAATTGTATGAAGCGGTTTGTAAGCTATTGGGCAAGTTTCTAGTAATTGCCTCTTGGACCTATAGAAAAAGCTTAGGCTATCCTTTGAATTATTACGATAACACTATTGGCTATGTTGAAAATTTCATGCAATTGATGTTTAAATTGCCAACAGAACCTTACAAGGCCGATCCCGTTGTGGTTGAAGCCCTAGATAAATTGTTCATTCTGCACGCCGATCACGAGCAAAACTGTTCTACCTCAACAGTGCGAATGGTAGGTTCTTCTCATGCTGGTTTATTCGCTTCGGTTTCTGCGGGTATTTCTGCACTTTGGGGACCATTACACGGGGGAGCCAACCAAGCCGTGCTTGAAATGTTGGAAGAAATTCATGCCAATGGCGGTGATGCCGAAAAATACATGGCCAAAGCCAAAGATAAAAACGACTCCTTCCGATTGATGGGCTTTGGACACCGTGTCTATAAAAACTTTGATCCTAGAGCCAAAATTATCAAGAAAGCTGCCGATGAGGTTTTGAGTACCTTGGGTGTGAATGATCCTATTTTGGAAATTGCCAAAAAATTAGAACAATTGGCCTTGGCCGACGAGTATTTTATCTCCAGAAAATTATATCCTAACGTGGATTTCTATTCTGGTATTATTTACCGCGCCTTAGGCATTCCTACTGATATGTTTACGGTTATGTTCGCTATTGGTAGATTGCCAGGTTGGATTGCGCAATGGAAAGAAATGAGATTGAACAAAGAACCCATAGGAAGACCAAGACAAATTTACACTGGCTCTCCTTTGCGATCTTTTGTAGCTATGGAAAAACGATAA
- a CDS encoding dimethylarginine dimethylaminohydrolase family protein gives MLALNIKNETSRLRAVVLGIANSNGPTPTAEEAYDPKSLEHILAGTYPKEADMIREMDAFHRVFEKYGVRVFRPEIRENYNQIFTRDIGFVIDDVFIKSNILPDRAREVEAIQYVIDQINPAKVVSPPEEVHIEGGDVMLWNDYIFIGTYKGSDYKDYITARTNVQGVQYIKDLFPHKKVKEFDLIKSKIEARDNALHLDCCFQPVGDNKAIIYKRGFREEADYLFLLDLFREENLFHISRKEMYHMNSNVFSIDSNVVVSERKFTRLNKWLRKNGFVVEEIPYAEIAKQEGLLRCSTLPLIRD, from the coding sequence ATGTTAGCATTAAACATAAAAAATGAGACTTCAAGATTGCGAGCTGTTGTTCTGGGCATTGCCAATAGCAATGGGCCAACGCCAACTGCCGAAGAAGCCTATGACCCCAAATCATTGGAACATATCTTAGCTGGTACTTATCCCAAAGAGGCCGATATGATTCGCGAAATGGACGCTTTCCATCGGGTTTTTGAAAAATATGGAGTCCGCGTTTTTCGCCCGGAGATTAGGGAAAATTACAATCAGATTTTTACCAGAGATATTGGCTTTGTCATCGATGATGTTTTTATAAAATCGAATATTTTACCTGATAGAGCTCGGGAGGTGGAAGCTATTCAGTATGTAATTGACCAAATCAATCCTGCCAAAGTAGTTAGCCCACCCGAAGAAGTGCATATCGAAGGCGGAGATGTGATGTTGTGGAACGATTATATTTTCATCGGTACCTACAAAGGCAGTGACTATAAGGATTATATAACCGCCAGAACCAATGTGCAAGGGGTGCAATACATCAAAGATTTATTTCCCCATAAAAAAGTCAAGGAATTCGATTTGATCAAATCAAAAATAGAGGCTAGGGACAATGCCTTGCATTTGGATTGTTGTTTTCAGCCTGTGGGCGATAACAAAGCAATCATATACAAACGCGGTTTCAGGGAAGAAGCCGATTATTTATTTTTGCTTGATTTATTTCGTGAAGAGAATCTGTTTCACATTAGCAGAAAGGAAATGTATCATATGAATTCGAATGTTTTTTCTATCGATTCGAATGTGGTGGTTTCAGAACGCAAGTTTACACGATTGAATAAATGGTTGCGAAAAAACGGTTTTGTGGTTGAGGAAATTCCCTATGCTGAAATCGCCAAACAAGAAGGGTTGTTAAGATGTTCTACCTTACCTTTGATTAGAGATTAA
- the ctlX gene encoding citrulline utilization hydrolase CtlX, whose amino-acid sequence MNQTTNSILMIRPVAFRMNEQTAVNNYYQKVLDGLSKETVNAKAQEEFDAFVTKLRMVGVDVTVVDDTIQPDTPDSIFPNNWISFHESGDVVLYPMFAENRRAERREDILDVLEEEGFVINEIMDYTSAEEDHFFLEGTGSILLDRENGKAYCALSPRADEELFIEFCEDFEYSPVIFEAFQTVDGERKLIYHTNVMMCIGDTFAVICADCIDDKKERKMVLDSLKGDEKEIIFITEDQVNSFAGNMLEVKGADDRRYLVMSQSAHQCLTKKQIAQIEEHVTILSSSLDTIEACGGGSARCMMAEIFLPKE is encoded by the coding sequence ATGAATCAAACCACCAATTCTATTTTAATGATTCGCCCCGTGGCGTTTCGAATGAACGAACAAACGGCAGTCAATAATTATTACCAAAAAGTCCTCGATGGACTGTCAAAAGAAACGGTAAATGCCAAGGCGCAGGAAGAATTTGATGCTTTTGTCACTAAACTTCGAATGGTTGGGGTTGATGTGACCGTCGTCGATGACACTATTCAGCCTGACACGCCTGACAGTATTTTTCCCAATAATTGGATTTCCTTTCACGAAAGTGGCGATGTGGTTTTGTATCCGATGTTTGCCGAAAATCGACGAGCAGAACGCAGAGAAGATATTCTGGATGTTCTGGAAGAGGAGGGTTTTGTGATCAACGAAATTATGGATTATACTTCGGCAGAAGAGGATCATTTTTTTCTCGAAGGAACAGGAAGTATTCTGTTAGATCGAGAAAATGGTAAAGCCTATTGCGCCTTATCGCCTCGAGCTGACGAAGAATTATTCATCGAATTTTGCGAAGATTTCGAATATTCTCCCGTAATTTTTGAAGCCTTTCAAACGGTTGATGGGGAACGCAAATTGATTTATCATACCAATGTGATGATGTGCATTGGTGATACCTTTGCGGTGATTTGTGCCGATTGTATCGATGACAAGAAAGAGCGAAAAATGGTTTTGGATAGTTTGAAAGGAGACGAAAAAGAAATCATATTCATTACAGAAGATCAAGTCAATTCGTTTGCAGGCAATATGCTCGAAGTAAAAGGAGCTGACGACAGACGCTATTTAGTAATGAGCCAATCGGCGCATCAGTGTTTGACCAAAAAGCAAATTGCCCAAATCGAAGAGCATGTGACTATCTTGAGTTCGAGCTTGGATACCATCGAGGCTTGCGGCGGAGGGAGTGCCCGCTGTATGATGGCCGAAATATTCTTACCCAAAGAATAA
- a CDS encoding MarC family NAAT transporter, which translates to MDLFIYLFAALFSVLNPIGTVPIFVGLTHSDTKKERSRISLWTAIDVFIILIVSFFIGQYVLSFFGISIEALRIAGGIIIVSSGFSLLSGKFNKKRGINKKAETEAQQRNDIALTPLAIPMLAGPGSISLLIAFYQEHHATNEIIISCLAIFAIAIAIFIILRSAHYLAKILGTSGIVAISRIVGFIVIAIGIQYIVSAIITIIKGNLL; encoded by the coding sequence ATGGATTTATTCATCTATTTATTTGCTGCGCTATTTTCGGTCTTAAACCCTATCGGAACAGTGCCTATTTTCGTGGGTCTCACCCATTCCGACACCAAAAAAGAGCGCTCCCGTATTTCACTATGGACCGCGATAGATGTCTTTATCATTCTGATTGTTTCCTTTTTTATCGGACAATACGTGCTGAGCTTTTTTGGCATTAGCATTGAGGCACTGCGCATAGCGGGTGGAATCATCATTGTAAGCTCGGGTTTCTCCTTGCTTTCAGGCAAGTTCAACAAAAAACGAGGTATCAATAAAAAAGCCGAAACCGAAGCCCAACAGCGAAACGACATAGCATTAACCCCGCTTGCCATTCCCATGCTTGCTGGTCCGGGCTCCATATCCTTGCTCATTGCCTTTTATCAGGAACACCATGCTACAAACGAAATTATTATTTCCTGTTTGGCCATTTTTGCCATAGCCATTGCCATTTTCATCATCTTGAGAAGCGCCCATTATCTTGCGAAAATACTGGGAACATCGGGAATTGTAGCCATCTCGAGAATTGTCGGATTCATTGTCATTGCCATCGGAATTCAATACATTGTCAGCGCAATAATCACGATCATCAAAGGCAATTTGCTCTAA